A genomic stretch from Desulfotignum balticum DSM 7044 includes:
- a CDS encoding TIGR04211 family SH3 domain-containing protein yields the protein MIKWMKIFVILCVWGWVSGVGAQEMYVSGITKITMRTGPGVEHKILAMLESGSRLEVMEYQSDWSLVQTENQKQGWVLTRFLTEDKPLTFQVETLKKENKDLADALEKLDTQNQTLAEKNDALADIEKKYRDLKQASADFMELNEKYQALVQLSKEQAQQISMLKENLNNEAMLWFLSGAGVFIVGLILGLSTRKKKRHSLL from the coding sequence ATGATCAAATGGATGAAAATATTCGTTATCCTGTGCGTATGGGGGTGGGTGTCCGGGGTCGGGGCTCAGGAAATGTATGTGAGCGGGATTACCAAAATCACCATGCGCACCGGGCCGGGAGTCGAACATAAAATTTTGGCCATGCTGGAATCCGGTTCCCGGCTGGAAGTGATGGAGTATCAATCGGACTGGTCTCTGGTTCAGACAGAAAACCAAAAACAGGGATGGGTATTGACCCGTTTTCTGACAGAAGACAAGCCGTTGACGTTTCAGGTTGAAACGCTGAAAAAAGAAAATAAAGACCTGGCAGACGCACTTGAAAAACTTGACACACAGAATCAGACCCTGGCTGAAAAAAATGACGCGTTGGCGGATATCGAAAAAAAATACCGGGATTTGAAGCAGGCATCTGCTGATTTTATGGAACTCAATGAAAAATACCAGGCCCTGGTTCAATTGTCAAAAGAGCAGGCACAGCAGATTTCAATGCTAAAGGAAAATTTGAACAATGAAGCCATGCTGTGGTTTCTGAGCGGGGCCGGCGTGTTTATTGTGGGATTGATCCTCGGGCTGAGTACCCGGAAGAAAAAGAGACATTCATTATTATGA
- a CDS encoding long-chain-fatty-acid--CoA ligase, which translates to MEKWQTPYWPEGVAHDVTNYHYPLTQVLDRTAQKYPGNVYTIFNGASRTYAQVKDTADRIANFLAANGIKQGDKIAIFLPNIPHFPEVLFGILKAGAVAVNCNPIYTPKELHYQLNDSGSKMVFCMDHPEFYANTQEAIKDTQVQTVIVCNVKSYLPRLKAFIGGLLGKIPKADKIDPGHHMFDDIVAASSPNPPDITVSPEEDTAIMLYTGGTTGVPKGAELTHTNFTYNLEACEEYFRLVHEPGKKAEKMRHGGYHTYLGVLPWYHSFGITSALLFSALSGSRLICIPDPRAGNPPFTGVMEAVQKYKPTFITAVPTIFVAFTNYPHLEKYDISSIMGCLSGGAPLPPEVCRQFEEKTGSIIFEAYGLTETAPAACINPSFKETRKIGSIGFPLPGTDVKILDLEDGTQEVPTGENGELAICGPQVMKGYWNRPDANEEVFVTIDGNRYFLTGDIGFIDKNGYIIITDRKKDMIIVGGFNVYPREVEDVLYTHPKVELAAVVGVPDEKSGEKVKAFIKFKQGETATKEEIDAFCKENMAGYKRPRFIEFKEDIPLSNVGKVLRRVLRDEEINR; encoded by the coding sequence ATGGAGAAATGGCAGACCCCTTACTGGCCGGAAGGCGTGGCCCATGATGTGACCAATTACCATTATCCGCTGACCCAGGTCCTGGACCGGACGGCACAAAAGTATCCCGGCAACGTGTATACGATTTTCAACGGCGCATCCAGAACCTATGCCCAGGTTAAGGATACGGCCGACAGAATCGCCAATTTCCTTGCCGCCAACGGCATAAAACAAGGAGACAAGATTGCGATTTTTCTTCCCAACATTCCTCATTTTCCGGAAGTGCTTTTCGGGATTTTGAAAGCCGGTGCCGTGGCCGTCAACTGTAACCCCATCTATACGCCCAAAGAACTCCATTACCAGCTGAACGATTCAGGATCCAAAATGGTGTTCTGTATGGACCATCCCGAATTTTACGCCAACACCCAGGAAGCCATTAAAGACACTCAGGTGCAAACTGTGATCGTGTGCAACGTCAAATCCTACCTGCCCCGGCTCAAGGCGTTTATCGGCGGCCTGCTGGGTAAAATCCCCAAGGCGGACAAAATCGACCCCGGCCATCACATGTTTGACGACATTGTGGCAGCATCGTCTCCAAACCCGCCGGACATCACGGTATCTCCCGAAGAAGACACGGCCATCATGCTGTACACCGGCGGCACCACAGGCGTTCCCAAGGGTGCGGAACTCACCCACACCAATTTCACCTACAACCTGGAAGCCTGCGAAGAATACTTCCGGCTGGTGCATGAACCCGGCAAAAAAGCGGAAAAAATGCGCCACGGCGGATACCACACTTACTTAGGGGTGCTGCCCTGGTACCACAGTTTCGGCATCACCAGTGCACTGTTGTTTTCCGCTTTGTCCGGCAGCCGGCTCATCTGCATTCCGGATCCCCGGGCCGGGAATCCGCCCTTCACCGGGGTGATGGAAGCCGTACAGAAATACAAACCCACTTTTATCACGGCCGTGCCCACCATTTTTGTGGCGTTCACCAACTATCCGCATCTGGAAAAATATGATATCTCCTCCATCATGGGGTGCCTGTCCGGCGGGGCCCCGCTGCCGCCGGAAGTATGCCGGCAGTTTGAAGAAAAAACCGGGTCCATTATTTTTGAAGCATACGGCCTGACGGAAACCGCCCCTGCCGCCTGTATCAACCCCTCTTTCAAGGAAACCCGGAAAATCGGTTCCATCGGGTTTCCCCTGCCGGGCACGGATGTCAAAATCCTGGACCTGGAAGACGGCACCCAAGAAGTGCCGACGGGAGAAAACGGGGAACTGGCCATCTGCGGCCCTCAGGTGATGAAAGGATACTGGAACAGACCCGATGCCAATGAAGAGGTGTTTGTGACCATTGACGGGAACCGCTATTTTCTCACCGGCGATATCGGATTCATCGACAAAAACGGATATATCATTATCACAGACCGCAAAAAAGACATGATCATTGTGGGCGGTTTCAATGTGTATCCCCGGGAAGTGGAAGATGTTCTCTACACCCATCCCAAGGTGGAACTGGCCGCCGTGGTGGGGGTGCCGGACGAAAAAAGTGGCGAAAAAGTCAAGGCGTTCATCAAATTCAAACAGGGGGAGACCGCCACAAAAGAAGAAATCGATGCCTTTTGCAAGGAAAACATGGCCGGATACAAGCGGCCAAGATTTATCGAGTTCAAAGAGGACATCCCGCTGTCCAATGTGGGCAAGGTGCTGCGCCGGGTATTGCGGGACGAGGAGATCAACCGGTAA
- a CDS encoding tRNA threonylcarbamoyladenosine dehydratase has protein sequence MPDMNQFDRTARLMGTQAVTKLGHARVAVFGLGAVGSFAVEALARAGVGYLRLVDFDRVDMSNINRQLYALHSTLGEKKAEIARVRVHDIYPACDVDICDTFVNEDSLDTLLSPDLDVVVDAIDGLNSKVNLLVAARQMDLCVVSSMGAGGRKDVSQIRTGDISDTQVCPLARVVRRRLHRRGVFTGIRCVYSLEPPVLSPDAKILPEQEAQDPGNSAGHGRQRPPMGTIPWIPGIFGLTLAAEAVQIITG, from the coding sequence ATGCCGGATATGAATCAGTTTGACAGGACCGCCCGTCTGATGGGCACACAGGCCGTGACAAAACTGGGACATGCCAGAGTAGCGGTGTTCGGGTTGGGCGCGGTGGGGTCTTTTGCGGTTGAAGCATTGGCCAGAGCCGGGGTGGGGTATCTGCGCCTGGTGGATTTTGACCGGGTGGACATGTCCAATATCAACCGGCAGCTGTATGCGCTTCATTCCACTTTGGGCGAAAAAAAGGCAGAGATCGCCAGAGTCCGGGTTCATGACATTTATCCGGCCTGTGATGTGGACATCTGTGATACCTTTGTGAATGAAGACAGCCTGGATACACTGTTGTCTCCGGATCTGGACGTGGTGGTGGATGCCATAGACGGGCTGAATTCCAAGGTCAATCTGCTGGTGGCGGCCCGGCAGATGGATCTTTGTGTGGTCTCTTCCATGGGGGCCGGCGGTCGTAAAGATGTGTCCCAAATCAGAACCGGCGATATCAGCGACACACAGGTGTGCCCCCTGGCCCGGGTGGTACGCCGCCGGCTGCATCGCCGGGGCGTGTTCACGGGAATCCGGTGCGTGTACTCGTTGGAACCCCCGGTTTTGTCACCGGATGCAAAGATTTTGCCCGAACAAGAAGCACAAGATCCGGGAAACAGTGCCGGTCACGGCCGGCAACGGCCGCCCATGGGCACGATTCCCTGGATCCCGGGCATATTCGGTCTGACCCTGGCGGCGGAAGCCGTTCAGATCATTACCGGTTGA
- a CDS encoding TatD family hydrolase: MTSEPILQYADAHCHLHDHRIVKDVPGIVQRAADAGVTHMVSCATMEENFEATATLARQYPAIVPCYGIHPWFLDALTPKWQQVLGDRVVAKSCGIGETGLDFMDKHADRDGQLAVFTWHLTLAQDLERPINIHIRKAWDPFIRLLKKTGPLKTPGLVHSFSGSAEMVKLLIRYNLYISFSGSVTRPGAKKVVNALKAVPGDRILLETDAPDIYPSVPDPDPHGLNEPKNLPAIARIAAARAGVPVVDFVGQAYANARAVFGPIIPAAGVI, from the coding sequence ATGACATCGGAACCCATCCTGCAATACGCGGATGCCCATTGCCATCTGCATGATCACCGGATTGTGAAAGATGTCCCCGGCATTGTTCAAAGGGCTGCAGATGCCGGGGTGACCCATATGGTGTCCTGTGCCACCATGGAAGAAAATTTTGAGGCCACGGCAACGCTGGCCCGCCAGTACCCGGCCATTGTTCCCTGTTACGGCATCCACCCCTGGTTTCTGGATGCTTTGACACCTAAATGGCAGCAGGTGCTGGGGGACCGGGTGGTCGCCAAATCCTGCGGCATCGGAGAAACGGGGCTGGATTTCATGGACAAACACGCGGACCGGGACGGGCAACTGGCCGTATTCACCTGGCACCTGACCCTGGCTCAGGATCTGGAACGGCCCATCAACATTCACATCCGAAAGGCCTGGGACCCGTTTATCCGGTTGCTGAAAAAAACAGGCCCTTTGAAAACTCCGGGTTTGGTGCACTCTTTTTCCGGATCCGCAGAGATGGTGAAATTATTGATCCGGTATAACCTGTATATCTCTTTTTCCGGGTCCGTGACCCGGCCCGGGGCCAAAAAAGTGGTGAACGCCCTGAAGGCCGTGCCCGGGGACCGGATCCTGCTGGAAACCGATGCCCCGGATATCTATCCCAGTGTGCCGGACCCGGATCCCCATGGTCTTAATGAACCCAAAAACCTGCCGGCCATCGCCCGGATCGCGGCGGCCCGGGCCGGTGTGCCGGTCGTTGATTTTGTCGGTCAGGCCTATGCCAATGCGCGGGCCGTGTTTGGCCCGATCATCCCGGCAGCGGGGGTGATTTGA
- the mqnB gene encoding futalosine hydrolase: protein MAAPVLILCATRLEMAAFLARHPAESMGDTPGNPDVMVSPDRSWHLVISGPGVFNAVWALTACLERFRPQFILHTGIAGVFVGTGLDIGDAAVAVKDTYVHAGVDLSRPGTHAACSRLSPLPFDLIAGQGLTRQGIYTLDLKLAHACKDQLTRSLNCRVGQGPFITVSAVTGSPEKANALSHAYRAVMESMEGAAAAHVAGLYQVPMAEIRAASNRVGDRDKTRWDIRTAAGTVADICETIIRKRPGS from the coding sequence ATGGCCGCGCCGGTGCTGATTCTGTGTGCCACCCGGCTGGAAATGGCCGCATTTCTGGCGCGTCACCCGGCCGAATCCATGGGGGATACTCCCGGGAACCCGGATGTGATGGTCAGCCCGGATCGATCCTGGCATCTGGTCATATCCGGTCCCGGGGTGTTTAACGCCGTATGGGCACTGACGGCCTGTCTGGAACGGTTCCGGCCTCAGTTCATTCTTCACACCGGGATTGCCGGGGTGTTTGTCGGCACGGGTCTGGATATCGGGGATGCGGCCGTGGCAGTGAAAGACACGTATGTGCACGCCGGGGTGGATCTCTCCCGGCCCGGGACACATGCGGCATGTTCGCGCCTGTCTCCGCTGCCGTTTGACCTGATTGCCGGTCAGGGCCTTACCCGGCAGGGAATTTACACACTGGACCTGAAACTGGCCCATGCCTGCAAAGACCAATTGACCCGGTCCCTGAACTGCCGGGTGGGCCAGGGCCCGTTTATCACGGTATCGGCAGTTACCGGGTCCCCGGAAAAGGCGAACGCCCTGTCCCATGCGTACCGCGCGGTGATGGAATCCATGGAAGGCGCGGCAGCCGCCCATGTGGCAGGGTTGTATCAGGTGCCCATGGCAGAGATTCGGGCCGCTTCCAACCGGGTGGGAGACAGGGACAAAACCCGGTGGGACATCCGGACAGCCGCGGGCACGGTGGCGGATATCTGTGAAACCATTATCAGAAAAAGACCTGGATCATGA
- the aroQ gene encoding type II 3-dehydroquinate dehydratase, whose product MSDIFVLNGPNLNMLGKREPEIYGSLTLDQIHGELTKKAQPLGLSLHFFQSNHEGALVDEIHRIYEMSSAGVIINPGGLTHTSVVLRDALAMLTCPVVEVHLSNIYKRESFRHTSLLSDMVTGQITGFGHFGYHMALMALHHHLSK is encoded by the coding sequence GTGTCTGATATCTTTGTTTTAAACGGTCCCAATCTGAATATGCTGGGAAAACGGGAGCCGGAAATTTACGGCTCCCTTACCCTGGATCAGATCCACGGGGAACTGACAAAAAAAGCACAACCCCTGGGCCTGTCTTTGCATTTTTTTCAGTCCAATCACGAAGGGGCCCTGGTGGATGAAATTCACCGGATTTACGAAATGTCATCCGCCGGGGTGATCATCAACCCCGGCGGGCTCACCCATACCAGCGTGGTATTAAGAGATGCCCTGGCCATGCTGACCTGCCCCGTGGTGGAAGTGCATCTGTCCAATATCTACAAGCGGGAATCTTTTCGTCACACCTCGCTGCTGTCGGACATGGTAACGGGTCAGATCACCGGGTTCGGACATTTTGGGTATCACATGGCTCTGATGGCCCTTCATCATCATCTGTCAAAGTGA
- a CDS encoding indolepyruvate oxidoreductase subunit beta, whose protein sequence is METTRLIIVAVGGQGNLLASKVLGEAALLAGVPVRMSEIHGMAQRGGVVESAMVFGDAESSIISDGEADILLGFEPAETLRAIKRCNKTTQVITNTAPVPPFTVAVGLGTYPDVEEIKQLIQAKTAGLVAIDAMSLAREAGSPMSVNIVLLGALVQTGALGFDRDVVEEAIRRRVKPAFLDVNLKAFDLGFKAAAGV, encoded by the coding sequence ATGGAAACAACCAGACTTATCATTGTAGCCGTCGGCGGGCAGGGCAATCTTCTGGCATCCAAGGTGCTGGGTGAGGCCGCATTGCTTGCCGGAGTGCCCGTGCGCATGAGTGAAATTCACGGCATGGCCCAGCGGGGAGGCGTGGTGGAATCCGCCATGGTTTTCGGAGACGCGGAAAGCTCCATTATTTCGGACGGGGAAGCTGATATTCTTTTGGGATTTGAACCGGCCGAGACCCTGCGGGCCATCAAACGGTGCAATAAAACGACCCAGGTGATTACCAATACCGCGCCCGTGCCGCCCTTTACCGTGGCGGTCGGGCTGGGCACGTATCCGGACGTGGAGGAGATCAAACAACTGATCCAGGCCAAAACCGCCGGACTGGTGGCCATTGATGCCATGTCTCTGGCCCGGGAGGCGGGTAGTCCCATGAGTGTCAATATCGTGCTGTTAGGGGCCCTGGTTCAGACCGGGGCTTTGGGATTTGACCGGGATGTGGTGGAGGAAGCCATCAGGCGCCGGGTCAAACCCGCATTCCTGGATGTGAACCTCAAGGCGTTTGACCTGGGGTTCAAGGCGGCAGCCGGTGTCTGA